The genomic region TGTCATAGACCGCCGGCAGTGAAGGGGTGAAAGTATGGCAAAAAGCTTTCGGGGTGGCGTCCATCCCGACGACCGCAAGCGGTTCACGGCGGCCAAACCCATCGAAACGGCGCCGCTGCCAGACAAGGTGGTCATTCCCACCAGGCAGCACATCGGCGCCCCCTGCGCGGCGCTGGTGAAGGCGGGCGACCTTGTCAAGAAGGGCCAGGTGATAGCCGAGGCCCAGGCATTCGTTTCCAGCCCGGTGCACGCTTCCATCTCCGGCAAGGTGGTGGAGGTAGCCGATTATCCGCATCCTGTGTTCGGGTTCTGCCAGGCGGTCGTCATCGAGAGCGACGGTGCGGACGAATGGGTGGAGGGATTGCCGCTCAGCCGCGACTGGCAGGCGCTCGACGCCGCCGCCCTCAAGGACATCATTCGCCAGGCCGGCATCGTCGGCATGGGCGGCGCGACATTCCCGACCCATGTCAAGCTGGCGCCGCCGCCCGAGAAGCCCATCGACGCCTTTATCCTCAACGGCGCCGAGTGCGAGCCCTATCTCACCGCCGATCACCGGGTGATGCTGGAGGCGACCGAGAAGGTCGTGACCGGCATGCGCATCGTTATGAAGGTGCTGGGGGTCACAAAAGGGTACATCGGCATCGAGGAGAACAAGCCTGATGCGATAACGGCGCTGGTCGCCGCCACCAAAGGCACCGGCATTACAGTGGCGCCGCTCAAGACCAAGTACCCGCAGGGAGCGGAGAAAACGCTCATTAAAGTGATATTGGACCGCGAGGTTCCGTCCGGCGGCCTGCCGATGGATGTGGGGGCCGTCGTCCAGAACGTGGGCACGATGGTGGCCGTGGCCGACGCGGTCGTCAGCGGCCTGCCGCTTGTCGAACGGGTGGCAACCGTTACCGGCGGCGCGATCGCCGAGCCGAAGAATCTGCTGCTGCGCATCGGGACGACCTTCGCTCAGGCGGTCG from Sporomusaceae bacterium harbors:
- the rsxC gene encoding electron transport complex subunit RsxC; this encodes MAKSFRGGVHPDDRKRFTAAKPIETAPLPDKVVIPTRQHIGAPCAALVKAGDLVKKGQVIAEAQAFVSSPVHASISGKVVEVADYPHPVFGFCQAVVIESDGADEWVEGLPLSRDWQALDAAALKDIIRQAGIVGMGGATFPTHVKLAPPPEKPIDAFILNGAECEPYLTADHRVMLEATEKVVTGMRIVMKVLGVTKGYIGIEENKPDAITALVAATKGTGITVAPLKTKYPQGAEKTLIKVILDREVPSGGLPMDVGAVVQNVGTMVAVADAVVSGLPLVERVATVTGGAIAEPKNLLLRIGTTFAQAVELCGGFAAAPAKLIMGGPMMGMAQCRLDVPVIKGTSGILALSADDVNAGEEQPCIRCGRCVDACPMGLVPSMLSILGQRGLYQVAKEEYDLLDCVECGSCVYACPAKRNIVHYVKYLKAQNAAAAAKK